In Nostoc sp. UHCC 0926, a single genomic region encodes these proteins:
- a CDS encoding low-complexity tail membrane protein — MHSFRSEPILWIHVAGLATLPVFLVLCLLFLSVGERFLPVWMELFLVAAIGILPLLWMQLRRPFYIFALLGIALKPENLTERQRKILCLINTKLNRILALVAAVLSVWVLWHLYQIAPLVANSAKFLPQWRSLALVLAGLAFLGSNLFLQIPVSVMRVLVTNDTEFAGLEPLSLEKIKQDFTILGVRVNQIVPKLLQSLFRINRDS; from the coding sequence ATGCATTCATTTCGCTCTGAACCTATTTTGTGGATTCACGTCGCTGGATTGGCGACATTGCCTGTTTTTTTAGTCCTCTGCTTATTGTTCTTATCTGTAGGCGAGCGGTTTTTGCCAGTCTGGATGGAGCTATTCTTAGTTGCCGCCATTGGTATTCTCCCCCTGCTATGGATGCAGTTACGTCGCCCTTTTTATATATTTGCTCTTTTAGGAATAGCCTTAAAGCCAGAAAATCTGACTGAGCGGCAGCGAAAAATTCTCTGTTTAATTAATACAAAGTTAAATCGTATCCTGGCATTAGTGGCAGCAGTATTGTCGGTTTGGGTGCTGTGGCATCTCTACCAAATTGCCCCATTAGTCGCAAATTCAGCTAAATTTCTTCCCCAATGGCGCAGCCTTGCACTAGTGCTTGCGGGGTTAGCCTTTTTGGGCAGCAATTTATTTTTACAAATACCTGTGAGTGTAATGCGAGTTTTGGTGACTAATGACACAGAATTCGCTGGACTAGAGCCATTATCTTTAGAAAAGATTAAGCAGGATTTCACAATTTTAGGGGTGCGGGTTAATCAAATCGTGCCCAAATTATTGCAATCCTTGTTTAGGATTAATAGAGATTCGTAG
- a CDS encoding DUF1565 domain-containing protein, whose product MKYRGFHISLAKNFRLFSSSHLRYTLRVGAGLTAMLVVSSGSILLPSEVNAGATHPEGIAPTLTAQAPATAAVIYVNSATGADSAGAGTTSAAPYKSISFALSQAQTGAVIQLAPGNYNQESGETFPLLLKPGVTLRGDEASKGQAILITGGGFYTSRTFARQDITILAGQDTTITGVTVTNPNSRGTAVWVESTNPIIKNSTFTNSVREGVFVTGTANPKIESNLFVQNKGNGISVARAAQGEIRNNLFQDTGFGLAIGGTSTPQIVENQIIENQDGLFISESAKPVLRKNVIQNNKRDGLVATVNALPDLGTNENPGGNLIRNNTRYDLNNATKTGKIVAVGNDIDQKKIFGSVDFVAATVDVPPGGPVAFKDVPANYWAKSYIEALASQNIIAGFPDRSFKPNEPVTRAQFATIVTKALTPPSKRAGIQFKDVASNFWAYAAIQSAYQSQFVSGYPDGTFKPQQQIPRVQALVALANGLGLTANNQNVLSFYTDAAQIPNYAIAPVAAATARQLVINYPTAKQLNPNRQATRAEVAAFVYQALVNAGRAQAIPSSYLVTVQ is encoded by the coding sequence ATGAAATATCGGGGTTTTCACATTTCTCTAGCGAAAAATTTTCGCCTTTTTTCTAGCAGTCATCTCAGATATACTTTACGCGTGGGAGCCGGACTAACGGCAATGCTTGTTGTTTCTAGTGGGTCAATACTACTACCGAGTGAGGTTAATGCTGGTGCTACTCACCCAGAAGGTATCGCCCCAACTCTCACAGCGCAAGCGCCTGCAACTGCCGCAGTGATTTACGTTAATTCAGCAACTGGTGCAGATAGTGCTGGTGCTGGTACAACCTCAGCTGCACCCTATAAAAGCATCAGTTTCGCTCTCAGTCAAGCCCAAACAGGTGCAGTTATTCAATTAGCACCTGGGAACTATAACCAGGAAAGTGGCGAAACCTTCCCGCTATTGCTTAAACCAGGGGTGACACTGCGGGGTGATGAAGCTAGTAAAGGTCAGGCTATATTGATTACAGGTGGAGGATTCTACACTAGTCGCACCTTTGCCAGGCAGGACATTACCATCCTTGCCGGCCAAGATACCACGATTACCGGTGTCACCGTCACCAACCCAAATAGCCGGGGTACGGCTGTGTGGGTGGAGTCAACTAATCCCATTATCAAAAACAGTACTTTTACTAACAGTGTCAGAGAGGGTGTTTTTGTAACGGGTACAGCCAATCCCAAAATTGAAAGTAACCTCTTTGTGCAAAACAAAGGCAACGGGATTTCAGTTGCAAGAGCTGCCCAAGGAGAAATTCGGAATAACTTATTTCAGGATACTGGTTTTGGTCTAGCGATCGGTGGCACTTCCACACCCCAAATTGTGGAAAACCAAATCATCGAAAATCAAGACGGTCTTTTTATCTCAGAGTCAGCAAAGCCCGTATTGCGTAAGAATGTCATTCAGAACAATAAGCGGGATGGCTTAGTAGCGACTGTCAACGCTCTACCCGACCTTGGCACCAACGAAAATCCTGGTGGCAATCTTATCCGCAATAACACTCGTTATGATCTGAACAACGCCACCAAAACCGGTAAAATTGTCGCTGTTGGCAACGATATCGATCAGAAAAAGATTTTTGGCTCAGTAGATTTTGTTGCCGCAACTGTTGATGTACCCCCTGGAGGGCCTGTCGCCTTTAAGGATGTGCCAGCAAATTACTGGGCAAAAAGCTACATCGAAGCTTTAGCCTCCCAAAATATTATTGCTGGCTTTCCTGATCGCAGCTTTAAACCCAATGAACCTGTAACCCGCGCTCAATTTGCCACTATTGTCACTAAAGCTTTAACACCACCAAGCAAACGCGCAGGCATTCAGTTTAAGGATGTAGCAAGTAATTTCTGGGCTTATGCTGCAATTCAATCTGCTTATCAGAGTCAATTTGTTTCTGGTTATCCCGATGGGACTTTTAAGCCACAGCAGCAAATTCCAAGAGTGCAGGCGTTAGTAGCTTTAGCTAATGGTTTGGGCTTAACTGCGAATAATCAGAATGTCCTTTCCTTTTACACCGATGCTGCCCAGATTCCTAATTATGCGATCGCTCCTGTTGCTGCTGCAACTGCACGGCAACTAGTGATCAACTATCCTACAGCGAAGCAACTCAATCCTAATCGTCAGGCGACTAGAGCTGAAGTTGCTGCCTTTGTTTACCAGGCACTCGTTAATGCTGGACGTGCCCAAGCAATTCCTTCATCCTATTTGGTAACAGTTCAATAA
- a CDS encoding DUF3493 domain-containing protein, whose amino-acid sequence MVDKNPKNRLNPEQYASLKAEIAAPYRGLRQFIYIAFGASGSIGAFIFFFQVLAGRDVESALPSLALQVGIVALMVFLWRWEQRRQQRPQSGKNPNS is encoded by the coding sequence ATGGTAGATAAAAATCCCAAAAATCGGCTTAACCCTGAACAATATGCCAGCCTCAAAGCAGAAATAGCCGCTCCTTATCGCGGCTTACGACAATTTATCTACATCGCTTTCGGTGCTTCTGGCTCGATTGGCGCATTTATCTTTTTTTTCCAAGTGCTTGCCGGACGGGATGTTGAGAGTGCTTTGCCTAGTTTAGCTCTCCAAGTAGGAATCGTTGCCCTAATGGTCTTCCTCTGGCGCTGGGAACAGCGTCGGCAACAACGCCCTCAATCGGGTAAAAATCCTAATTCTTGA
- a CDS encoding CHAT domain-containing protein: protein MKIYPFPESRALVLNFSDNKKCATLTPLPMNEQRQQDYLSLIQSLLNCRSHDEVQEILAANQDLIDDPGSVQKMLEMASNLRKQGELDQANRLMNIAGQQLGISSKLSSTAIEKEYLDFLEQVLKVTANSRGDAQVVYPLLAENTRYLNRNLAELLRRWATNKLAEVEIDAAQSIAVDIGNFSNLIREFPLGDKASNIEIAIAGYEVVSTVFTKDAFPQQWATTQNNLGIAYFDKILGDKAQNLELAIQYYFAALSVRTKDAFPQDWALTQNNLGNAYSNRILEDKAQNLELAIASYSAALSVLTRHAFPQYWALTQDNLAIAYGNRIFGEKAQNIELAIASFTNALEVRTKDTFPQDWATTQNNLGTAYFDRILGDKAQNLELAIASFTNALEVRTKDAFPQDWDLTQNNLGNAYLYRILGDKAQNLELAIASYTNALSVYTKDAFPQYWAQTQCNLGKAYCERIEGEEAQNIKLAIASYTNALSVYTKDAFPQYWATVQNSLGAVYCDRIKDEKGQNIELAIASFTKALSVRTKDAFPQDWAITQFNLGNAYGKRIFGEEAQNIELAIVFYSAALEVRTKDAFPQQWADTQFNLGNAYDNKIFGEKAENIELAIAFYSAALEVRTKDAFPQQWADTQNNLGIAYGKRIFGEKAQNVELAIASFMNALEVRTKDAFPQDWADTQFNLGNAYFYRILEKKAQNLEDAIAFYSAALEVRTKDGFPQQWADTQNHLGNAYRDRILGDKAQNLEDAIASHSAALSVLTRDAFPQNWAITQNNLGIAYFYRILGKKAQNLEYAITSYCAALSVRPKDAFPQDWAETQCNRGNAYSNRILGDKAQNLELAIQYYCAALSVLTRDAFPQQWATTQNNLGNAYSDRILGDKAQNLELAIAFYCAALEVRTKDAFPQDWAATQQNLGNAYSNKILGEKAQNLKLAIASYSAALEVKTKDTFPEDHAETLCSLGITYQNAQRFRKAYKTFKSAIKTAELLRGEIVSNDESKRKQAEKWNRFYRCMVEVCLELKKSTEAIEYVERSKTRSLVELILERDLNTIFPPEVVTQLEKLRDKIASGQNQLQNNKAENPTALAQHLQQLREKRKELQDRYLPIGSGFKFEQFQATLDDQTAVIEWYITNAGFETFIITRDSLQRLNISNRADERNPLINWFDEYLEAYVRTKTEWINSLASRLSRLAEILHLEDILKLRPETCSRLVLIPHTLLHQFPLHALPLANGDFLCDIFPDGVSYAPSCQLLQQVQLRQRPNFQSLFAIQNPTEDLFFTDLEVESILSYFPGHQVLPKKQATKAALSQAAIQLKQANYLHFSCHGFFNFNSPQNSCLVLADAYVSPDLADANPEIYVKVSQDKAVDLNKCLTLGNLFERERTFDFSQTRLVVLSACETGLIDFNNTSDEYIGLPSGFLYAGSSSVVSTLWRVNDLSTSFLMIKFIQNLKDGTDISVPLAMNQAQMWLRDATKEELHEWVNKLALDSTNKGQIRRTINKITGEQPFNSPYHWAAFTAVGK, encoded by the coding sequence ATGAAAATCTATCCGTTTCCGGAATCTAGGGCGCTGGTGTTGAATTTCTCTGATAATAAAAAATGTGCGACTCTCACGCCCCTACCTATGAACGAACAGCGTCAGCAAGACTATCTCAGCCTTATTCAAAGCCTGTTGAATTGTCGTAGTCACGATGAAGTCCAAGAAATTTTGGCAGCAAATCAAGATTTGATTGATGATCCTGGCTCAGTACAAAAGATGCTGGAAATGGCAAGTAATCTGCGAAAGCAGGGCGAATTAGACCAAGCTAATCGTTTAATGAATATAGCAGGGCAGCAGCTTGGAATTTCTAGTAAATTATCATCGACTGCCATAGAAAAAGAATATTTAGATTTCTTAGAACAAGTGCTGAAAGTAACAGCAAATAGTAGAGGTGACGCGCAGGTAGTTTACCCGTTGCTGGCAGAAAACACAAGATATCTCAATCGTAATTTAGCAGAACTCTTGCGGCGTTGGGCGACAAATAAGCTGGCGGAAGTTGAGATAGATGCAGCACAATCCATCGCTGTAGATATTGGCAATTTTAGTAATCTGATTCGGGAATTCCCTTTGGGTGACAAAGCCAGCAACATAGAAATTGCGATTGCTGGTTATGAAGTCGTGTCAACCGTGTTCACCAAGGACGCCTTCCCGCAACAATGGGCGACGACGCAAAATAATCTGGGGATTGCTTACTTTGACAAAATATTGGGAGACAAAGCACAGAATTTAGAATTGGCGATCCAATACTACTTTGCTGCTTTGTCTGTAAGAACCAAGGACGCCTTCCCGCAAGATTGGGCTCTGACGCAAAATAATCTGGGGAATGCTTACTCCAACAGAATATTGGAAGACAAAGCACAGAATTTAGAATTGGCGATCGCATCCTACTCTGCTGCTTTGTCCGTATTAACCCGCCACGCCTTCCCGCAATATTGGGCTCTGACGCAAGATAATCTGGCGATTGCTTACGGTAACAGAATCTTTGGCGAGAAAGCACAAAATATAGAATTGGCGATCGCATCTTTCACGAATGCTTTAGAAGTAAGAACCAAGGACACCTTCCCGCAAGATTGGGCGACGACGCAAAATAATCTGGGGACTGCTTACTTTGACAGAATATTGGGAGACAAAGCACAGAATTTAGAATTGGCGATCGCATCTTTCACGAATGCTTTAGAAGTAAGAACCAAGGACGCCTTCCCGCAAGATTGGGATCTGACGCAAAATAATCTGGGGAATGCTTACTTGTACAGAATATTGGGGGACAAAGCACAGAATTTAGAATTGGCGATCGCATCTTATACAAATGCTTTGTCAGTTTACACCAAAGACGCCTTCCCCCAATATTGGGCTCAGACCCAATGTAATCTGGGGAAAGCCTACTGTGAAAGAATCGAAGGCGAGGAAGCACAAAATATAAAATTGGCGATCGCTTCTTACACGAATGCTTTGTCAGTTTACACCAAAGACGCCTTCCCACAATATTGGGCGACGGTGCAAAATAGTCTGGGGGCTGTTTACTGCGACAGAATCAAAGACGAGAAAGGACAAAATATAGAATTGGCGATCGCATCTTTCACGAAAGCGTTGTCCGTAAGAACCAAGGACGCCTTCCCCCAAGATTGGGCGATAACGCAATTTAATCTGGGGAATGCTTACGGTAAAAGAATCTTTGGCGAGGAAGCACAAAATATAGAATTGGCGATCGTATTCTACTCTGCTGCTTTAGAAGTAAGAACCAAGGACGCCTTCCCGCAACAATGGGCAGACACGCAATTTAATCTGGGGAATGCTTACGATAACAAAATCTTTGGCGAGAAAGCAGAAAATATAGAATTGGCGATCGCATTCTACTCTGCTGCTTTAGAAGTAAGAACCAAAGACGCCTTCCCGCAACAATGGGCAGACACGCAAAATAATCTGGGGATTGCTTACGGTAAAAGAATCTTTGGCGAGAAGGCACAAAATGTAGAATTGGCGATCGCATCGTTCATGAATGCTTTAGAAGTAAGAACCAAGGACGCCTTCCCACAAGATTGGGCAGACACGCAATTTAATCTGGGCAATGCTTACTTTTACAGAATATTGGAGAAGAAAGCACAGAATTTAGAAGACGCGATCGCATTCTACTCTGCTGCTTTAGAAGTAAGAACCAAGGACGGCTTCCCGCAACAATGGGCAGACACGCAAAATCATTTGGGCAATGCTTACCGTGACAGAATATTGGGGGACAAAGCCCAGAATTTAGAAGACGCAATCGCATCCCACTCTGCTGCTTTGTCCGTATTAACCCGCGACGCTTTCCCGCAAAATTGGGCGATAACGCAAAATAATCTAGGGATTGCTTACTTTTACAGAATATTGGGGAAGAAAGCACAGAATTTAGAATACGCGATCACATCCTACTGTGCTGCTTTGTCCGTAAGACCCAAGGACGCCTTCCCGCAAGATTGGGCAGAGACGCAATGTAATCGGGGGAATGCTTACTCCAACAGAATATTGGGAGACAAAGCACAGAATTTAGAATTAGCGATCCAATACTACTGTGCTGCTTTGTCCGTATTAACCCGCGACGCCTTCCCGCAACAATGGGCGACGACACAAAATAATCTGGGGAATGCTTACTCCGACAGAATATTGGGAGACAAAGCACAGAATTTAGAATTAGCGATCGCATTCTACTGTGCTGCTTTAGAAGTAAGAACCAAGGACGCCTTCCCACAAGATTGGGCAGCCACGCAACAAAATCTGGGCAATGCTTACTCCAACAAAATATTGGGGGAGAAGGCACAGAATTTAAAATTGGCGATCGCATCCTACTCTGCTGCTTTAGAAGTAAAAACCAAAGACACCTTCCCGGAAGACCATGCTGAGACATTATGCAGCCTGGGTATTACTTACCAAAACGCACAACGCTTCAGGAAAGCTTACAAAACTTTTAAATCTGCTATTAAAACAGCGGAGTTATTGCGGGGGGAAATTGTTTCTAACGATGAAAGCAAACGCAAGCAAGCGGAAAAATGGAACCGTTTTTACCGCTGCATGGTAGAAGTTTGTCTGGAGTTGAAAAAATCTACGGAAGCAATTGAATACGTTGAGCGTAGCAAAACCCGTAGCTTAGTTGAACTTATCCTTGAGCGCGATCTGAATACCATTTTTCCTCCAGAAGTTGTCACTCAACTAGAAAAACTTCGAGACAAAATTGCTAGCGGTCAGAATCAACTCCAAAATAACAAAGCCGAAAACCCAACAGCCCTAGCACAACATCTCCAGCAGTTACGAGAGAAACGCAAAGAATTACAAGACAGATACCTTCCTATTGGTTCTGGTTTCAAGTTTGAACAATTCCAAGCAACTTTAGATGACCAAACTGCCGTTATCGAGTGGTACATTACCAATGCAGGCTTTGAGACATTCATTATCACCCGTGATAGTCTCCAACGGTTGAACATATCTAACCGAGCTGATGAGAGAAATCCTTTGATAAATTGGTTTGACGAGTATTTAGAGGCGTATGTTCGGACAAAAACTGAGTGGATAAATAGTCTTGCCTCTCGCCTCAGTCGCCTCGCTGAAATTTTGCATTTGGAGGACATTCTCAAGTTACGACCAGAGACTTGTTCGCGCCTTGTCCTCATTCCCCATACCCTTCTGCACCAATTTCCTCTCCATGCACTTCCTTTGGCTAACGGCGATTTCTTATGCGATATTTTTCCCGACGGCGTAAGCTATGCCCCTAGTTGTCAACTGCTGCAACAGGTACAATTGCGACAACGCCCTAATTTTCAATCCCTGTTTGCGATTCAAAACCCCACAGAAGACCTCTTTTTTACTGACTTGGAAGTAGAAAGCATATTATCTTACTTTCCCGGACATCAAGTATTACCCAAAAAACAAGCCACAAAAGCTGCCTTATCCCAAGCTGCAATACAATTAAAACAAGCGAATTATCTCCACTTTTCTTGTCACGGTTTCTTCAACTTCAATTCTCCCCAAAATTCTTGTTTAGTGCTAGCAGATGCCTATGTTTCTCCAGACCTTGCTGATGCTAACCCTGAAATATATGTAAAAGTTTCCCAAGACAAAGCTGTAGATTTAAATAAATGTTTGACATTGGGTAATTTATTTGAACGAGAACGAACTTTCGACTTTAGTCAAACTCGTCTCGTGGTTCTCTCAGCCTGCGAAACTGGTTTAATTGATTTCAATAATACCAGCGATGAATATATCGGCTTACCTAGTGGCTTTCTGTATGCAGGTAGTAGCAGTGTTGTAAGTACTTTGTGGAGAGTAAACGATTTATCAACATCCTTTTTGATGATTAAGTTCATTCAAAATTTGAAGGATGGTACAGATATTTCAGTACCACTTGCAATGAATCAAGCGCAGATGTGGTTGCGGGATGCTACAAAGGAAGAGTTACATGAATGGGTAAATAAATTGGCTTTAGATAGCACTAATAAAGGACAAATACGTCGTACAATTAATAAAATTACTGGAGAGCAACCATTCAACTCTCCTTATCATTGGGCTGCATTTACTGCTGTTGGTAAATAG
- a CDS encoding M42 family metallopeptidase, with translation MWDYDRLFEIIEELVMHHSPSGAEAEINQFLMQRFAALGVEVWCDRADNIIAKIPGKNPDRAIAITAHKDEIGAIVKSIGDEGRVKVSKLGGSFPWVYGEGVVDLLGDNETINGILSFGSRHVSHESPQKVQQEDTTVKWENAWIETKLTSAELEAAGIRPGTRMVIGKHRKRPIRLKDHIAGYTLDNKASVAILLALAENLKQPVVDVYLVASAKEEVGAIGALFFTQNQRLDALIALEICPLSEEYPIKDGESPVLLSQDAYGIYDEGLNGQLRQSAKQLDILVQLTILSQFGSDASIAMKFGHVGRAACLAFPTQNTHGYEIAHLGAIANCIDLLKSFCETEFE, from the coding sequence ATGTGGGATTACGATCGCTTATTTGAAATTATTGAAGAATTGGTCATGCACCATTCTCCTAGTGGTGCAGAAGCTGAGATTAACCAGTTTTTGATGCAACGATTTGCGGCGCTGGGTGTGGAAGTCTGGTGCGATCGCGCCGATAATATTATTGCCAAGATTCCAGGGAAAAATCCAGACCGAGCGATCGCCATCACAGCACACAAAGACGAAATTGGTGCAATTGTCAAGAGTATTGGTGATGAAGGTCGTGTCAAAGTCAGCAAACTTGGCGGTTCTTTCCCGTGGGTTTACGGCGAAGGCGTTGTAGATTTACTGGGAGATAACGAAACTATCAACGGTATTCTCAGCTTTGGTTCCCGCCACGTTTCCCACGAATCACCCCAAAAAGTCCAGCAGGAAGATACTACTGTTAAGTGGGAAAATGCCTGGATCGAAACGAAGCTGACATCTGCTGAATTAGAAGCAGCTGGTATTCGGCCTGGAACTAGAATGGTGATTGGCAAACATCGCAAGCGTCCAATTCGGTTAAAGGATCATATTGCTGGTTACACTTTGGATAACAAAGCTTCTGTTGCGATTTTGCTAGCTTTGGCTGAAAATCTCAAACAGCCAGTAGTCGATGTTTATTTAGTAGCGTCGGCGAAAGAAGAAGTGGGAGCAATTGGAGCGCTATTTTTCACCCAAAATCAGCGTTTGGATGCCTTGATTGCTTTAGAAATTTGTCCATTATCTGAGGAATATCCGATTAAAGATGGCGAAAGTCCTGTACTTTTATCTCAAGATGCTTATGGAATATATGATGAGGGGCTAAATGGACAACTCCGCCAATCTGCCAAGCAACTTGATATACTAGTGCAGCTAACAATACTGAGTCAGTTTGGTAGTGATGCTTCAATTGCGATGAAATTTGGTCATGTTGGGCGTGCTGCTTGTTTGGCATTTCCTACCCAAAATACCCACGGTTATGAAATTGCTCATTTAGGAGCGATCGCTAACTGTATCGATTTGTTAAAATCTTTCTGCGAAACTGAGTTTGAGTGA
- a CDS encoding SGNH/GDSL hydrolase family protein, with protein sequence MSTKGYAKDSTKPISNISLALNTLIGSGAKNILVFNLPDLGQLPAAKTNGRNPTSLSKSSSEFDLGLANTVSALNQNPNINIVSVDIYSLFNQASALGFTNVTESCLSRPDICDPGNNKFLIWDGVHPTTAAHKVIADTALAAIEAKSVPEPSINLGILALGAFGAVGVLKRQQKRSALVSAGRVVDAQLSHNNS encoded by the coding sequence ATGTCTACGAAGGGTTACGCCAAAGACTCGACCAAGCCAATCAGTAATATATCCCTGGCGTTGAATACTCTTATAGGATCTGGCGCAAAAAATATTTTGGTGTTTAACTTGCCAGATTTGGGACAGCTACCAGCAGCTAAAACCAATGGTCGCAACCCTACAAGCCTTAGCAAATCGAGTAGCGAGTTTGACTTGGGTTTAGCAAACACTGTGAGCGCTTTGAACCAAAACCCGAATATCAACATCGTCTCTGTTGATATTTATTCTTTATTTAATCAGGCAAGTGCATTGGGTTTTACGAATGTAACCGAGTCTTGTCTATCTAGACCAGATATATGTGACCCAGGAAACAACAAGTTTCTTATCTGGGACGGTGTCCACCCAACTACTGCCGCTCATAAGGTGATAGCAGACACTGCACTGGCGGCGATTGAGGCTAAGTCTGTACCTGAACCCTCAATAAACTTAGGAATTTTAGCACTCGGTGCTTTTGGTGCGGTAGGAGTACTCAAGCGTCAACAAAAAAGGTCAGCACTTGTATCAGCAGGTCGGGTTGTTGATGCACAATTGTCCCATAATAATAGTTGA
- a CDS encoding S-layer homology domain-containing protein yields the protein MLPCKRPAVFLIWAVLLTSLTACANSPVAKNLEQSLAADPKLQSNPVVFGESQGNQPQAQQNESTVQLPSDFPKDIPLYSNAKLQEVTPASGSENRVSTRWLSSDPSNFIASFYRSQFQTNNWQILQQPTDDAGGAFEARRNDLLLKVSIQPKSVTNATPNQPQTATELLIEYLPNSTATAQPTPTTNLNETTNAIPQPGDSQFIGPIPPANLAAQPPSTANNQTTPTATPESQEFNDLNKIPQEWRQHIQDLAALGVLSIEPKATKSNSTTTTNQFEPGKIVTHREYARWLIAANNAMYASNPAKQIRLASESTQPAFSDVSAKDPDFPAIQGLAEAGLIPSPLSGDSTVVLFRPDAPLTREELLLWKLPLDTRQALPSANLDAVKQTWGFQDAARIDPKALRAVLVDYQNSEQSNIRRVFGYTTLFQPKKPVTRAEAATALWYFGTQGEGVSAAEALKLKRS from the coding sequence GTGCTTCCCTGTAAACGTCCAGCTGTATTTCTAATTTGGGCTGTTCTACTGACTTCGTTAACAGCCTGTGCTAACAGTCCAGTCGCCAAAAACCTTGAGCAATCTTTGGCGGCAGATCCTAAGCTGCAAAGCAATCCAGTTGTCTTTGGAGAATCTCAGGGTAACCAACCACAAGCACAGCAAAACGAATCAACAGTTCAGTTACCATCTGATTTTCCTAAAGATATTCCACTATATTCCAATGCCAAACTACAGGAAGTTACACCTGCTAGCGGCTCAGAAAACAGAGTCTCAACTCGTTGGTTAAGTTCTGATCCCAGCAACTTTATTGCTAGCTTTTATCGCAGTCAGTTTCAAACAAATAACTGGCAGATTTTGCAACAACCAACAGATGATGCGGGAGGTGCTTTTGAAGCACGTCGTAACGATTTGCTGTTGAAGGTTTCCATTCAGCCTAAATCAGTTACTAACGCCACACCTAATCAACCCCAAACAGCGACTGAATTACTGATTGAGTACCTTCCGAATAGTACCGCTACAGCACAACCTACCCCAACTACAAATCTTAACGAAACTACTAACGCCATTCCCCAACCAGGAGATTCACAGTTCATTGGGCCGATACCACCTGCAAACTTGGCAGCACAGCCACCAAGTACGGCTAATAACCAAACAACTCCTACAGCCACACCTGAATCTCAGGAATTCAACGATCTCAATAAGATACCGCAAGAATGGCGGCAACACATCCAAGACTTGGCTGCATTAGGTGTTTTATCCATAGAGCCAAAAGCAACTAAGAGCAACTCTACTACCACAACTAACCAGTTTGAACCCGGTAAAATCGTTACACATCGGGAATACGCCCGTTGGCTAATTGCTGCTAACAATGCGATGTATGCTAGCAATCCAGCTAAACAAATTCGCTTGGCATCAGAAAGCACTCAACCAGCTTTTAGTGATGTGTCGGCAAAAGACCCTGATTTTCCAGCAATTCAGGGATTAGCCGAAGCTGGGTTAATTCCCAGTCCTTTATCTGGTGATTCTACAGTAGTTTTGTTTCGTCCTGATGCACCCCTAACGCGGGAAGAGTTACTGCTGTGGAAATTACCTCTAGATACTCGCCAAGCTTTACCTTCTGCTAACTTAGATGCGGTCAAACAAACCTGGGGTTTCCAAGACGCAGCGCGAATTGACCCCAAGGCTTTAAGAGCAGTGTTGGTTGATTACCAAAATAGCGAACAATCGAATATTCGGCGGGTATTTGGCTATACGACTCTGTTTCAACCCAAAAAACCAGTAACTCGGGCTGAGGCTGCTACAGCTTTGTGGTATTTCGGCACTCAGGGTGAGGGTGTGTCGGCTGCTGAGGCTTTGAAATTAAAGCGAAGTTAA